The following are encoded in a window of Kogia breviceps isolate mKogBre1 chromosome 10, mKogBre1 haplotype 1, whole genome shotgun sequence genomic DNA:
- the TFAP2B gene encoding transcription factor AP-2-beta isoform X2 codes for MHSPPRDPAAIMLWKLVENVKYEDIYEDRHDGVPSHSSRLSQLGSVSQGPYSSAPPLSHTPSSDFQPPYFPPPYQPLPYHQSQDPYSHVNDPYSLNPLHQPQQHPWGQRQRQEVGSEAGSLLPQPRAALPQLSGLDPRRDYHSVRRPDVLLHSAHHGLDAGMGDSLSLHGLGHPGMEDVQSVEDANNSGMNLLDQSVIKKVPVPPKSVTSLMMNKDGFLGGMSVNTGEVFCSVPGRLSLLSSTSKYKVTVGEVQRRLSPPECLNASLLGGVLRRAKSKNGGRSLRERLEKIGLNLPAGRRKAANVTLLTSLVEGEAVHLARDFGYICETEFPAKAVSEYLNRQHTDPSDLHSRKNMLLATKQLCKEFTDLLAQDRTPIGNSRPSPILEPGIQSCLTHFSLITHGFGAPAICAALTALQNYLTEALKGMDKMFLNNTTTNRHTSGEGPGSKTGDKEEKHRK; via the exons ATGCACTCACCTCCTAGAGACCCGGCTGCCATCATGCTTTGGAAGCTCGTGGAGAATGTCAAGTACGAAGATATCTATGAG GACCGGCACGATGGCGTCCCGAGTCACAGCTCACGGCTCTCCCAGCTGGGCTCGGTGTCCCAAGGACCTTACTCCAGCGCCCCGCCGCTGTCCCACACGCCGTCGTCAGATTTCCAGCCACCCTACTTCCCGCCCCCCTACCAGCCGCTCCCCTACCACCAGAGCCAGGACCCCTACTCCCACGTCAACGACCCCTACTCCCTGAACCCCCTGCACCAGCCCCAGCAGCACCCCTGGGGGCAACGACAGCGGCAAGAAGTGGGTTCAGAAGCCGGCTCTCTCCTGCCCCAGCCTCGGGCCGCCCTGCCCCAGCTCTCGGGCCTCGACCCCCGGAGGGACTACCACTCGGTCCGCCGGCCGGACGTGCTCCTGCACTCAGCGCACCACGGCCTGGACGCGGGCATGGGTGACAGCCTCTCGCTGCACGGCCTCGGCCACCCCGGGATGGAAGACGTCCAG TCAGTTGAAGATGCCAATAACAGCGGCATGAATCTATTGGACCAGTCTGTCATAAAAAAAG TTCCGGTTCCTCCCAAATCTGTGACTTCTCTGATGATGAATAAGGATGGCTTCCTGGGAGGCATGTCTGTCAACACCGGTGAGGTGTTTTGCTCGGTCCCCGGCCGTTTGTCTCTGCTCAGTTCAACTTCAAAATACAAAGTAACTGTGGGGGAAGTTCAGAGACGGCTGTCGCCCCCCGAATGCCTCAACGCGTCTCTCCTCGGCGGCGTCCTCAGAAG AGCCAAATCGAAAAATGGGGGGAGATCTTTGCGAGAAAGGCTAGAAAAAATCGGTTTGAATTTACCCGCGGGCAGGCGCAAGGCAGCAAATGTCACGTTACTCACCTCCCTGGTGGAAG GAGAGGCTGTTCACTTAGCTCGGGATTTTGGGTACATTTGCGAAACGGAGTTTCCTGCCAAAGCTGTTTCTGAGTATTTGAACCGGCAGCACACGGACCCCAGTGACCTGCACTCCCGGAAGAATATGCTGCTGGCCACCAA GCAACTTTGTAAAGAATTTACGGATCTGCTGGCTCAGGACCGGACGCCCATCGGAAACAGCCGGCCCAGCCCCATCCTGGAGCCGGGGATCCAGAGCTGCCTCACGCACTTCAGCCTCATCACGCACGGCTTCGGCGCCCCGGCCATTTGCGCTGCGCTCACGGCCCTGCAGAACTATCTCACCGAGGCGCTCAAAGGCATGGACAAGATGTTCTTGAACAACACCACCACTAACAGGCACACGTCTGGGGAAGGCCCAGGTAGTAAAACTGGCGACAAGGAGGAGAAACacaggaaatga
- the TFAP2B gene encoding transcription factor AP-2-beta isoform X1, whose amino-acid sequence MHSPPRDPAAIMLWKLVENVKYEDIYEMLVHTYSSMDRHDGVPSHSSRLSQLGSVSQGPYSSAPPLSHTPSSDFQPPYFPPPYQPLPYHQSQDPYSHVNDPYSLNPLHQPQQHPWGQRQRQEVGSEAGSLLPQPRAALPQLSGLDPRRDYHSVRRPDVLLHSAHHGLDAGMGDSLSLHGLGHPGMEDVQSVEDANNSGMNLLDQSVIKKVPVPPKSVTSLMMNKDGFLGGMSVNTGEVFCSVPGRLSLLSSTSKYKVTVGEVQRRLSPPECLNASLLGGVLRRAKSKNGGRSLRERLEKIGLNLPAGRRKAANVTLLTSLVEGEAVHLARDFGYICETEFPAKAVSEYLNRQHTDPSDLHSRKNMLLATKQLCKEFTDLLAQDRTPIGNSRPSPILEPGIQSCLTHFSLITHGFGAPAICAALTALQNYLTEALKGMDKMFLNNTTTNRHTSGEGPGSKTGDKEEKHRK is encoded by the exons ATGCACTCACCTCCTAGAGACCCGGCTGCCATCATGCTTTGGAAGCTCGTGGAGAATGTCAAGTACGAAGATATCTATGAG ATGTTAGTCCACACCTATTCATCCATG GACCGGCACGATGGCGTCCCGAGTCACAGCTCACGGCTCTCCCAGCTGGGCTCGGTGTCCCAAGGACCTTACTCCAGCGCCCCGCCGCTGTCCCACACGCCGTCGTCAGATTTCCAGCCACCCTACTTCCCGCCCCCCTACCAGCCGCTCCCCTACCACCAGAGCCAGGACCCCTACTCCCACGTCAACGACCCCTACTCCCTGAACCCCCTGCACCAGCCCCAGCAGCACCCCTGGGGGCAACGACAGCGGCAAGAAGTGGGTTCAGAAGCCGGCTCTCTCCTGCCCCAGCCTCGGGCCGCCCTGCCCCAGCTCTCGGGCCTCGACCCCCGGAGGGACTACCACTCGGTCCGCCGGCCGGACGTGCTCCTGCACTCAGCGCACCACGGCCTGGACGCGGGCATGGGTGACAGCCTCTCGCTGCACGGCCTCGGCCACCCCGGGATGGAAGACGTCCAG TCAGTTGAAGATGCCAATAACAGCGGCATGAATCTATTGGACCAGTCTGTCATAAAAAAAG TTCCGGTTCCTCCCAAATCTGTGACTTCTCTGATGATGAATAAGGATGGCTTCCTGGGAGGCATGTCTGTCAACACCGGTGAGGTGTTTTGCTCGGTCCCCGGCCGTTTGTCTCTGCTCAGTTCAACTTCAAAATACAAAGTAACTGTGGGGGAAGTTCAGAGACGGCTGTCGCCCCCCGAATGCCTCAACGCGTCTCTCCTCGGCGGCGTCCTCAGAAG AGCCAAATCGAAAAATGGGGGGAGATCTTTGCGAGAAAGGCTAGAAAAAATCGGTTTGAATTTACCCGCGGGCAGGCGCAAGGCAGCAAATGTCACGTTACTCACCTCCCTGGTGGAAG GAGAGGCTGTTCACTTAGCTCGGGATTTTGGGTACATTTGCGAAACGGAGTTTCCTGCCAAAGCTGTTTCTGAGTATTTGAACCGGCAGCACACGGACCCCAGTGACCTGCACTCCCGGAAGAATATGCTGCTGGCCACCAA GCAACTTTGTAAAGAATTTACGGATCTGCTGGCTCAGGACCGGACGCCCATCGGAAACAGCCGGCCCAGCCCCATCCTGGAGCCGGGGATCCAGAGCTGCCTCACGCACTTCAGCCTCATCACGCACGGCTTCGGCGCCCCGGCCATTTGCGCTGCGCTCACGGCCCTGCAGAACTATCTCACCGAGGCGCTCAAAGGCATGGACAAGATGTTCTTGAACAACACCACCACTAACAGGCACACGTCTGGGGAAGGCCCAGGTAGTAAAACTGGCGACAAGGAGGAGAAACacaggaaatga